A single region of the Euwallacea similis isolate ESF13 chromosome 22, ESF131.1, whole genome shotgun sequence genome encodes:
- the Hsl gene encoding hormone-sensitive lipase isoform X4 has translation MSDADKQNTTSQTNGTQDHESITQYITILKNLAITNSDFFSKDSSENGQRLYISFIAIIDALDALLPRVTEVQARAKEFDFNAETPGNGYRSFITVFRLALKYAIEVNQKIILKRSSLLFRKNVLTKEIESCSHMLSSLEVCFKHLQTILSWSTAGNLFIEDRPVEDLVSVCQDINQYCFYGRSLGFQFCDSLKNVLQFIALSMAIFSEAYFSEGSLISKATNSFMTTTKYITDPEQRAKRIVNISQSADVDFCKAFWFLSESELMNQLPSVVSPTVAVCKVIVIAPEPLSLNVNGKEIEVPVPTSHIGLKSVQVRLISYHVRKGMLGTKNKAPLEPPSKGLIIHCHGGGFVAQSSKSHEGYLRDWAKRLNVPILSIDYSLAPEAPFPRALEEVFYAYCWALKNHQFLGSDGEKILAVGDSAGANLLLSTTLKCIDAGVPIPHGIFAAYVPTLIKFAPSPARMLCMMDPLLPFGFLMRCLKAYACTSSDAPRVASTANLYASDTESFEEVTESDLAELQAHKSPVSEASDTLTYGSLNTLNSTMEDDLNEKDVTSADIEKSQKCMADIVHKYVLESDTDTEGTRNSQVDPESYSSSSTVQSSGSFQNRLYGFVSLIKSRFNKILGDRGFIAQQKITLDAEKPNRLWDELCIPVPNNPYMSPYCASDEYLRRFPPTKILTVHMDPCLDDCVMFAKRLKSLGNHVTLDILEGLPHGFLNFSLVSFHFNSSIIQPHQISDIKRCSRGLESMRAENERIAEFKQRSVTA, from the exons ATGTCAGACGCGGATAAGCAAAATACTACCAGCCAAACCAATGGGACCCAAGATCATGAATCTATAACTCAATACattaccattttaaaaaacttggcCATCACCAACTCGGACTTCTTCTCTAAAGACAGTAGTGAAAACGGTCAGAGATTGTACATCTCCTTTATTGCTATTATTGATGCATTAGATGCATTGCTTCCAAGGGTCACTGAAGTCCAAGCACGAGCGAAAGAGTTTGATTTCAATGCAGAAACCCCAGGGAATGGTTATCGAAGTTTCATTACAGTATTCAGGCTTGCTCTCAAGTATGCTATAGAAGTTAACcagaaaattatattgaagAGAAGCAGTCTtctatttagaaaaaatgtgttaacaAA AGAAATAGAATCTTGTTCGCATATGTTATCTAGTCTAGAAGTGTGTTTCAAACATTTACAAACAATACTCTCCTGGAGTACTGCAGGGAACCTCTTTATAGAGGATCGGCCTGTGGAGGATTTGGTTTCTGTATGCCAAGATATAAATCAGTATTGCTTCTATGGCAGATCATTAGGGTTTCAA TTCTGtgattctttaaaaaatgtgctCCAATTTATTGCTTTGTCAATGGCAATATTTTCAGAAGCATATTTCAGTGAAG GTTCTTTGATTTCTAAGGCAACTAATTCTTTTATGACAACTACAAAATATATTACCGACCCTGAGCAAAGGGCCAAAAGAATTGTTAATATCTCTCAAAGTGCTGATGTGGATTTTTGCAAAGCTTTTTGGTTCCTATCTGAGAGTGAGTTAATGAACCAGTTGCCTTCAGTTGTATCTCCAACTGTGGCAGTTTGTAAAGTGATAGTTATTGCACCTGAACCTTTGTCTCTTAATGTGAATGGAAAAGAAATTGAGGTGCCAGTACCTACTTCACATATAG GCCTTAAATCTGTACAAGTCCGGCTAATAAGTTACCATGTTCGCAAAGGAATGTTGGGGACCAAAAACAAAGCCCCTTTGGAACCCCCTTCCAAAGGTCTTATAATTCATTGCCACGGAGGAGGATTTGTGGCTCAGTCTTCCAAATCGCATGAGGGCTACCTGAGAGACTGGGCAAAACGACTTAACGTACCTATTCTTAGTATAGATTACAGCTTGGCCCCTGAAGCACCATTCCCTAGGGCCCTGGAAGAGGTATTTTATGCTTATTGTTGGGCTTTGAAGAATCACCAATTTTTAGGGAGTGATG GAGAAAAAATTCTTGCTGTGGGTGATTCAGCAGGGGCCAATCTTCTATTGTCCACTACTTTAAAGTGTATTGATGCAGGAGTTCCAATTCCTCATGGAATATTTGCAGCTTATGTTCctactttaataaaatttgcccCATCGCCTGCGAGAATGCTCTGCATGATGGACCCTCTTCTGCCATTTGGATTCCTCATGAGATGCCTCAAAG CTTATGCATGTACTTCATCAGACGCCCCGAGAGTTGCTAGCACCGCGAATTTGTATGCTTCAGACACTGAGAGCTTCGAGGAAGTAACTGAGTCGGATTTAGCCGAACTGCAGGCACACAAATCTCCAGTTTCTGAAGCCTCTGACACTTTGACTTACGGCTCTTTGAACACGTTAAATTCAACGATGGAGGACGATTTGAATGAGAAAGATGTGACTTCTGCAGATATTGAAAAGAGTCAGAAATGCATGGCCGATATAGTACACAAATATGTACTAG AATCTGACACAGATACAGAAGGAACTAGAAACTCTCAAGTTGATCCTGAGAGTTATTCTTCATCATCGACAGTCCAGAGTAGCGGTTCCTTCCAAAACCGACTTTATGGCTTTGTTTCTTTGATAAAGAGTCGCTTTAATAAAATCCTGGGAGATCGTGGATTTATTGCGCAGCAAAAGATAACGTTGGACGCTGAAAAACCCAATAGATTATGGGATGAATTGTGCATTCCTGTGCCCAATAACCCTTATATGAGCCCTTACTGTGCGTCTGATGAATACTTAAGGAGATTTCCGCCTACAAAAATCTTG ACTGTGCATATGGATCCTTGCCTTGATGACTGTGTCATGTTTGCCAAGCGGCTTAAATCTCTGGGAAACCACGTTACTTTAGATATTTTAGAGGGTCTTCCACatggatttttgaatttttctttggtgagttttcatttcaatagttCAATAATACAACCTCATCAAATTTCAGATATCAAAAGATGCTCACGAGGGCTCGAAAGTATGCGTGCAGAGAATGAAAGAATTGCTGAATTTAAACAAAGATCTGTTACGGcctaa
- the Hsl gene encoding hormone-sensitive lipase isoform X3, translated as MSDADKQNTTSQTNGTQDHESITQYITILKNLAITNSDFFSKDSSENGQRLYISFIAIIDALDALLPRVTEVQARAKEFDFNAETPGNGYRSFITVFRLALKYAIEVNQKIILKRSSLLFRKNVLTKEIESCSHMLSSLEVCFKHLQTILSWSTAGNLFIEDRPVEDLVSVCQDINQYCFYGRSLGFQFCDSLKNVLQFIALSMAIFSEAYFSEGSLISKATNSFMTTTKYITDPEQRAKRIVNISQSADVDFCKAFWFLSESELMNQLPSVVSPTVAVCKVIVIAPEPLSLNVNGKEIEVPVPTSHIGLKSVQVRLISYHVRKGMLGTKNKAPLEPPSKGLIIHCHGGGFVAQSSKSHEGYLRDWAKRLNVPILSIDYSLAPEAPFPRALEEVFYAYCWALKNHQFLGSDGEKILAVGDSAGANLLLSTTLKCIDAGVPIPHGIFAAYVPTLIKFAPSPARMLCMMDPLLPFGFLMRCLKAYACTSSDAPRVASTANLYASDTESFEEVTESDLAELQAHKSPVSEASDTLTYGSLNTLNSTMEDDLNEKDVTSADIEKSQKCMADIVHKYVLGRDYLGSLFSTVTRGESDTDTEGTRNSQVDPESYSSSSTVQSSGSFQNRLYGFVSLIKSRFNKILGDRGFIAQQKITLDAEKPNRLWDELCIPVPNNPYMSPYCASDEYLRRFPPTKILTVHMDPCLDDCVMFAKRLKSLGNHVTLDILEGLPHGFLNFSLISKDAHEGSKVCVQRMKELLNLNKDLLRPK; from the exons ATGTCAGACGCGGATAAGCAAAATACTACCAGCCAAACCAATGGGACCCAAGATCATGAATCTATAACTCAATACattaccattttaaaaaacttggcCATCACCAACTCGGACTTCTTCTCTAAAGACAGTAGTGAAAACGGTCAGAGATTGTACATCTCCTTTATTGCTATTATTGATGCATTAGATGCATTGCTTCCAAGGGTCACTGAAGTCCAAGCACGAGCGAAAGAGTTTGATTTCAATGCAGAAACCCCAGGGAATGGTTATCGAAGTTTCATTACAGTATTCAGGCTTGCTCTCAAGTATGCTATAGAAGTTAACcagaaaattatattgaagAGAAGCAGTCTtctatttagaaaaaatgtgttaacaAA AGAAATAGAATCTTGTTCGCATATGTTATCTAGTCTAGAAGTGTGTTTCAAACATTTACAAACAATACTCTCCTGGAGTACTGCAGGGAACCTCTTTATAGAGGATCGGCCTGTGGAGGATTTGGTTTCTGTATGCCAAGATATAAATCAGTATTGCTTCTATGGCAGATCATTAGGGTTTCAA TTCTGtgattctttaaaaaatgtgctCCAATTTATTGCTTTGTCAATGGCAATATTTTCAGAAGCATATTTCAGTGAAG GTTCTTTGATTTCTAAGGCAACTAATTCTTTTATGACAACTACAAAATATATTACCGACCCTGAGCAAAGGGCCAAAAGAATTGTTAATATCTCTCAAAGTGCTGATGTGGATTTTTGCAAAGCTTTTTGGTTCCTATCTGAGAGTGAGTTAATGAACCAGTTGCCTTCAGTTGTATCTCCAACTGTGGCAGTTTGTAAAGTGATAGTTATTGCACCTGAACCTTTGTCTCTTAATGTGAATGGAAAAGAAATTGAGGTGCCAGTACCTACTTCACATATAG GCCTTAAATCTGTACAAGTCCGGCTAATAAGTTACCATGTTCGCAAAGGAATGTTGGGGACCAAAAACAAAGCCCCTTTGGAACCCCCTTCCAAAGGTCTTATAATTCATTGCCACGGAGGAGGATTTGTGGCTCAGTCTTCCAAATCGCATGAGGGCTACCTGAGAGACTGGGCAAAACGACTTAACGTACCTATTCTTAGTATAGATTACAGCTTGGCCCCTGAAGCACCATTCCCTAGGGCCCTGGAAGAGGTATTTTATGCTTATTGTTGGGCTTTGAAGAATCACCAATTTTTAGGGAGTGATG GAGAAAAAATTCTTGCTGTGGGTGATTCAGCAGGGGCCAATCTTCTATTGTCCACTACTTTAAAGTGTATTGATGCAGGAGTTCCAATTCCTCATGGAATATTTGCAGCTTATGTTCctactttaataaaatttgcccCATCGCCTGCGAGAATGCTCTGCATGATGGACCCTCTTCTGCCATTTGGATTCCTCATGAGATGCCTCAAAG CTTATGCATGTACTTCATCAGACGCCCCGAGAGTTGCTAGCACCGCGAATTTGTATGCTTCAGACACTGAGAGCTTCGAGGAAGTAACTGAGTCGGATTTAGCCGAACTGCAGGCACACAAATCTCCAGTTTCTGAAGCCTCTGACACTTTGACTTACGGCTCTTTGAACACGTTAAATTCAACGATGGAGGACGATTTGAATGAGAAAGATGTGACTTCTGCAGATATTGAAAAGAGTCAGAAATGCATGGCCGATATAGTACACAAATATGTACTAGGTAGGGATTATTTGGGGTCTCTCTTTTCTACGGTCACTAGAGGAG AATCTGACACAGATACAGAAGGAACTAGAAACTCTCAAGTTGATCCTGAGAGTTATTCTTCATCATCGACAGTCCAGAGTAGCGGTTCCTTCCAAAACCGACTTTATGGCTTTGTTTCTTTGATAAAGAGTCGCTTTAATAAAATCCTGGGAGATCGTGGATTTATTGCGCAGCAAAAGATAACGTTGGACGCTGAAAAACCCAATAGATTATGGGATGAATTGTGCATTCCTGTGCCCAATAACCCTTATATGAGCCCTTACTGTGCGTCTGATGAATACTTAAGGAGATTTCCGCCTACAAAAATCTTG ACTGTGCATATGGATCCTTGCCTTGATGACTGTGTCATGTTTGCCAAGCGGCTTAAATCTCTGGGAAACCACGTTACTTTAGATATTTTAGAGGGTCTTCCACatggatttttgaatttttctttg ATATCAAAAGATGCTCACGAGGGCTCGAAAGTATGCGTGCAGAGAATGAAAGAATTGCTGAATTTAAACAAAGATCTGTTACGGcctaaataa
- the Hsl gene encoding hormone-sensitive lipase isoform X1, which produces MSDADKQNTTSQTNGTQDHESITQYITILKNLAITNSDFFSKDSSENGQRLYISFIAIIDALDALLPRVTEVQARAKEFDFNAETPGNGYRSFITVFRLALKYAIEVNQKIILKRSSLLFRKNVLTKEIESCSHMLSSLEVCFKHLQTILSWSTAGNLFIEDRPVEDLVSVCQDINQYCFYGRSLGFQFCDSLKNVLQFIALSMAIFSEAYFSEGSLISKATNSFMTTTKYITDPEQRAKRIVNISQSADVDFCKAFWFLSESELMNQLPSVVSPTVAVCKVIVIAPEPLSLNVNGKEIEVPVPTSHIGLKSVQVRLISYHVRKGMLGTKNKAPLEPPSKGLIIHCHGGGFVAQSSKSHEGYLRDWAKRLNVPILSIDYSLAPEAPFPRALEEVFYAYCWALKNHQFLGSDGEKILAVGDSAGANLLLSTTLKCIDAGVPIPHGIFAAYVPTLIKFAPSPARMLCMMDPLLPFGFLMRCLKAYACTSSDAPRVASTANLYASDTESFEEVTESDLAELQAHKSPVSEASDTLTYGSLNTLNSTMEDDLNEKDVTSADIEKSQKCMADIVHKYVLGRDYLGSLFSTVTRGESDTDTEGTRNSQVDPESYSSSSTVQSSGSFQNRLYGFVSLIKSRFNKILGDRGFIAQQKITLDAEKPNRLWDELCIPVPNNPYMSPYCASDEYLRRFPPTKILTVHMDPCLDDCVMFAKRLKSLGNHVTLDILEGLPHGFLNFSLVSFHFNSSIIQPHQISDIKRCSRGLESMRAENERIAEFKQRSVTA; this is translated from the exons ATGTCAGACGCGGATAAGCAAAATACTACCAGCCAAACCAATGGGACCCAAGATCATGAATCTATAACTCAATACattaccattttaaaaaacttggcCATCACCAACTCGGACTTCTTCTCTAAAGACAGTAGTGAAAACGGTCAGAGATTGTACATCTCCTTTATTGCTATTATTGATGCATTAGATGCATTGCTTCCAAGGGTCACTGAAGTCCAAGCACGAGCGAAAGAGTTTGATTTCAATGCAGAAACCCCAGGGAATGGTTATCGAAGTTTCATTACAGTATTCAGGCTTGCTCTCAAGTATGCTATAGAAGTTAACcagaaaattatattgaagAGAAGCAGTCTtctatttagaaaaaatgtgttaacaAA AGAAATAGAATCTTGTTCGCATATGTTATCTAGTCTAGAAGTGTGTTTCAAACATTTACAAACAATACTCTCCTGGAGTACTGCAGGGAACCTCTTTATAGAGGATCGGCCTGTGGAGGATTTGGTTTCTGTATGCCAAGATATAAATCAGTATTGCTTCTATGGCAGATCATTAGGGTTTCAA TTCTGtgattctttaaaaaatgtgctCCAATTTATTGCTTTGTCAATGGCAATATTTTCAGAAGCATATTTCAGTGAAG GTTCTTTGATTTCTAAGGCAACTAATTCTTTTATGACAACTACAAAATATATTACCGACCCTGAGCAAAGGGCCAAAAGAATTGTTAATATCTCTCAAAGTGCTGATGTGGATTTTTGCAAAGCTTTTTGGTTCCTATCTGAGAGTGAGTTAATGAACCAGTTGCCTTCAGTTGTATCTCCAACTGTGGCAGTTTGTAAAGTGATAGTTATTGCACCTGAACCTTTGTCTCTTAATGTGAATGGAAAAGAAATTGAGGTGCCAGTACCTACTTCACATATAG GCCTTAAATCTGTACAAGTCCGGCTAATAAGTTACCATGTTCGCAAAGGAATGTTGGGGACCAAAAACAAAGCCCCTTTGGAACCCCCTTCCAAAGGTCTTATAATTCATTGCCACGGAGGAGGATTTGTGGCTCAGTCTTCCAAATCGCATGAGGGCTACCTGAGAGACTGGGCAAAACGACTTAACGTACCTATTCTTAGTATAGATTACAGCTTGGCCCCTGAAGCACCATTCCCTAGGGCCCTGGAAGAGGTATTTTATGCTTATTGTTGGGCTTTGAAGAATCACCAATTTTTAGGGAGTGATG GAGAAAAAATTCTTGCTGTGGGTGATTCAGCAGGGGCCAATCTTCTATTGTCCACTACTTTAAAGTGTATTGATGCAGGAGTTCCAATTCCTCATGGAATATTTGCAGCTTATGTTCctactttaataaaatttgcccCATCGCCTGCGAGAATGCTCTGCATGATGGACCCTCTTCTGCCATTTGGATTCCTCATGAGATGCCTCAAAG CTTATGCATGTACTTCATCAGACGCCCCGAGAGTTGCTAGCACCGCGAATTTGTATGCTTCAGACACTGAGAGCTTCGAGGAAGTAACTGAGTCGGATTTAGCCGAACTGCAGGCACACAAATCTCCAGTTTCTGAAGCCTCTGACACTTTGACTTACGGCTCTTTGAACACGTTAAATTCAACGATGGAGGACGATTTGAATGAGAAAGATGTGACTTCTGCAGATATTGAAAAGAGTCAGAAATGCATGGCCGATATAGTACACAAATATGTACTAGGTAGGGATTATTTGGGGTCTCTCTTTTCTACGGTCACTAGAGGAG AATCTGACACAGATACAGAAGGAACTAGAAACTCTCAAGTTGATCCTGAGAGTTATTCTTCATCATCGACAGTCCAGAGTAGCGGTTCCTTCCAAAACCGACTTTATGGCTTTGTTTCTTTGATAAAGAGTCGCTTTAATAAAATCCTGGGAGATCGTGGATTTATTGCGCAGCAAAAGATAACGTTGGACGCTGAAAAACCCAATAGATTATGGGATGAATTGTGCATTCCTGTGCCCAATAACCCTTATATGAGCCCTTACTGTGCGTCTGATGAATACTTAAGGAGATTTCCGCCTACAAAAATCTTG ACTGTGCATATGGATCCTTGCCTTGATGACTGTGTCATGTTTGCCAAGCGGCTTAAATCTCTGGGAAACCACGTTACTTTAGATATTTTAGAGGGTCTTCCACatggatttttgaatttttctttggtgagttttcatttcaatagttCAATAATACAACCTCATCAAATTTCAGATATCAAAAGATGCTCACGAGGGCTCGAAAGTATGCGTGCAGAGAATGAAAGAATTGCTGAATTTAAACAAAGATCTGTTACGGcctaa
- the Hsl gene encoding hormone-sensitive lipase isoform X2 yields MSDADKQNTTSQTNGTQDHESITQYITILKNLAITNSDFFSKDSSENGQRLYISFIAIIDALDALLPRVTEVQARAKEFDFNAETPGNGYRSFITVFRLALKYAIEVNQKIILKRSSLLFRKNVLTKEIESCSHMLSSLEVCFKHLQTILSWSTAGNLFIEDRPVEDLVSVCQDINQYCFYGRSLGFQFCDSLKNVLQFIALSMAIFSEAYFSEGSLISKATNSFMTTTKYITDPEQRAKRIVNISQSADVDFCKAFWFLSESELMNQLPSVVSPTVAVCKVIVIAPEPLSLNVNGKEIEVPVPTSHIGLKSVQVRLISYHVRKGMLGTKNKAPLEPPSKGLIIHCHGGGFVAQSSKSHEGYLRDWAKRLNVPILSIDYSLAPEAPFPRALEEVFYAYCWALKNHQFLGREKILAVGDSAGANLLLSTTLKCIDAGVPIPHGIFAAYVPTLIKFAPSPARMLCMMDPLLPFGFLMRCLKAYACTSSDAPRVASTANLYASDTESFEEVTESDLAELQAHKSPVSEASDTLTYGSLNTLNSTMEDDLNEKDVTSADIEKSQKCMADIVHKYVLGRDYLGSLFSTVTRGESDTDTEGTRNSQVDPESYSSSSTVQSSGSFQNRLYGFVSLIKSRFNKILGDRGFIAQQKITLDAEKPNRLWDELCIPVPNNPYMSPYCASDEYLRRFPPTKILTVHMDPCLDDCVMFAKRLKSLGNHVTLDILEGLPHGFLNFSLVSFHFNSSIIQPHQISDIKRCSRGLESMRAENERIAEFKQRSVTA; encoded by the exons ATGTCAGACGCGGATAAGCAAAATACTACCAGCCAAACCAATGGGACCCAAGATCATGAATCTATAACTCAATACattaccattttaaaaaacttggcCATCACCAACTCGGACTTCTTCTCTAAAGACAGTAGTGAAAACGGTCAGAGATTGTACATCTCCTTTATTGCTATTATTGATGCATTAGATGCATTGCTTCCAAGGGTCACTGAAGTCCAAGCACGAGCGAAAGAGTTTGATTTCAATGCAGAAACCCCAGGGAATGGTTATCGAAGTTTCATTACAGTATTCAGGCTTGCTCTCAAGTATGCTATAGAAGTTAACcagaaaattatattgaagAGAAGCAGTCTtctatttagaaaaaatgtgttaacaAA AGAAATAGAATCTTGTTCGCATATGTTATCTAGTCTAGAAGTGTGTTTCAAACATTTACAAACAATACTCTCCTGGAGTACTGCAGGGAACCTCTTTATAGAGGATCGGCCTGTGGAGGATTTGGTTTCTGTATGCCAAGATATAAATCAGTATTGCTTCTATGGCAGATCATTAGGGTTTCAA TTCTGtgattctttaaaaaatgtgctCCAATTTATTGCTTTGTCAATGGCAATATTTTCAGAAGCATATTTCAGTGAAG GTTCTTTGATTTCTAAGGCAACTAATTCTTTTATGACAACTACAAAATATATTACCGACCCTGAGCAAAGGGCCAAAAGAATTGTTAATATCTCTCAAAGTGCTGATGTGGATTTTTGCAAAGCTTTTTGGTTCCTATCTGAGAGTGAGTTAATGAACCAGTTGCCTTCAGTTGTATCTCCAACTGTGGCAGTTTGTAAAGTGATAGTTATTGCACCTGAACCTTTGTCTCTTAATGTGAATGGAAAAGAAATTGAGGTGCCAGTACCTACTTCACATATAG GCCTTAAATCTGTACAAGTCCGGCTAATAAGTTACCATGTTCGCAAAGGAATGTTGGGGACCAAAAACAAAGCCCCTTTGGAACCCCCTTCCAAAGGTCTTATAATTCATTGCCACGGAGGAGGATTTGTGGCTCAGTCTTCCAAATCGCATGAGGGCTACCTGAGAGACTGGGCAAAACGACTTAACGTACCTATTCTTAGTATAGATTACAGCTTGGCCCCTGAAGCACCATTCCCTAGGGCCCTGGAAGAGGTATTTTATGCTTATTGTTGGGCTTTGAAGAATCACCAATTTTTAGGGA GAGAAAAAATTCTTGCTGTGGGTGATTCAGCAGGGGCCAATCTTCTATTGTCCACTACTTTAAAGTGTATTGATGCAGGAGTTCCAATTCCTCATGGAATATTTGCAGCTTATGTTCctactttaataaaatttgcccCATCGCCTGCGAGAATGCTCTGCATGATGGACCCTCTTCTGCCATTTGGATTCCTCATGAGATGCCTCAAAG CTTATGCATGTACTTCATCAGACGCCCCGAGAGTTGCTAGCACCGCGAATTTGTATGCTTCAGACACTGAGAGCTTCGAGGAAGTAACTGAGTCGGATTTAGCCGAACTGCAGGCACACAAATCTCCAGTTTCTGAAGCCTCTGACACTTTGACTTACGGCTCTTTGAACACGTTAAATTCAACGATGGAGGACGATTTGAATGAGAAAGATGTGACTTCTGCAGATATTGAAAAGAGTCAGAAATGCATGGCCGATATAGTACACAAATATGTACTAGGTAGGGATTATTTGGGGTCTCTCTTTTCTACGGTCACTAGAGGAG AATCTGACACAGATACAGAAGGAACTAGAAACTCTCAAGTTGATCCTGAGAGTTATTCTTCATCATCGACAGTCCAGAGTAGCGGTTCCTTCCAAAACCGACTTTATGGCTTTGTTTCTTTGATAAAGAGTCGCTTTAATAAAATCCTGGGAGATCGTGGATTTATTGCGCAGCAAAAGATAACGTTGGACGCTGAAAAACCCAATAGATTATGGGATGAATTGTGCATTCCTGTGCCCAATAACCCTTATATGAGCCCTTACTGTGCGTCTGATGAATACTTAAGGAGATTTCCGCCTACAAAAATCTTG ACTGTGCATATGGATCCTTGCCTTGATGACTGTGTCATGTTTGCCAAGCGGCTTAAATCTCTGGGAAACCACGTTACTTTAGATATTTTAGAGGGTCTTCCACatggatttttgaatttttctttggtgagttttcatttcaatagttCAATAATACAACCTCATCAAATTTCAGATATCAAAAGATGCTCACGAGGGCTCGAAAGTATGCGTGCAGAGAATGAAAGAATTGCTGAATTTAAACAAAGATCTGTTACGGcctaa